In Pirellulales bacterium, the following are encoded in one genomic region:
- a CDS encoding prepilin-type N-terminal cleavage/methylation domain-containing protein has protein sequence MSPRRAYTLIEMVIVITLVTLVLATVAALLGSVMRSNRAALSHRDWIRSVQRLAMQFRDDVHAARSARPADGKLSLSLPNGETVVYAATDESIQRTVESDDIVAQRDSFDLPSAAIARFEVVPSGDGHLASLLVTYPLDPMQAEFSDRRTLRIDACTARSPAPRGSDLPRRSALPTTE, from the coding sequence ATGTCACCTCGTCGCGCCTACACGCTTATCGAAATGGTCATCGTCATCACTCTGGTTACGCTCGTGCTGGCGACGGTGGCGGCATTGCTTGGGAGCGTGATGCGCTCAAACCGTGCCGCGCTATCGCATCGCGACTGGATCAGGTCGGTTCAGCGTCTAGCCATGCAGTTCCGCGACGATGTTCATGCGGCTCGGTCGGCCCGCCCAGCCGATGGCAAGCTTTCACTCTCGCTGCCGAACGGCGAAACGGTTGTTTACGCGGCCACCGACGAGTCGATCCAGCGCACCGTCGAATCCGACGACATCGTAGCGCAGCGCGACTCGTTCGATCTGCCGTCGGCAGCCATCGCCCGGTTTGAAGTCGTCCCAAGCGGAGACGGCCATCTCGCCAGTCTACTGGTCACCTACCCGCTCGACCCAATGCAAGCAGAATTCTCCGACCGCCGCACCCTGCGAATCGACGCATGCACCGCTCGTTCCCCCGCACCACGCGGGAGCGATCTACCGCGACGCTCGGCGTTGCCAACCACGGAGTAA